CACTCGATCGCATGGCCGCGCATCTCGATCTGGCGCTGCGTGAACGGCAGCTTCTCGCCGGCGGCGATCTTGATCTGCATCGCGACGATGTCGATGCCGGTCACCATCTCGGTCACCGGATGCTCCACCTGCACGCGGGTGTTCATCTCGATGAAGTAGAACTCGCCGTTTTCATAGAGGAACTCGAAGGTGCCGGCGCCGCGGTAGCCCATCTTCTTGCAGGCCGCCGAGCAGCGGTCGCCGATCTTCTCGATCACGCGGCGCGGGATGCCCGGCGCCGGCGCTTCCTCGATGATCTTCTGGTGGCGGCGCTGCATCGAGCAGTCGCGCTCGCCCAGCCAGACGGCATTCTTGTGGCCGTCGGCCAGCACCTGGATCTCCACATGGCGCGGGTTCTCCAGGAACTTCTCCATATAGACCTGCGGATTGCCGAAGGCGGCGCCGGCCTCGGCCTTGGTGGTCTGCACCGCATTGACCAGGGCCGCCTCGGTGTGCACCACGCGCATGCCGCGCCCGCCGCCGCCGCCGGCCGCCTTGATGATGACCGGGTAGCCAATCGAGCGGGCGATCTTGACGATCTCCTTCGGGTCGTCGGGCAGGGCGCCTTCCGAGCCGGGCACGCAGGGCACGCCGGCACGGATCATCGCCTGCTTGGCCGAGACCTTGTCGCCCATCATGCGGATGTTGTCCGGGGTTGGGCCGATGAAGGTGAAGCCGCTGCGCTCGACGCGCTCGGCGAAGTCGGCATTCTCGCTGAGGAAGCCGTAGCCGGGGTGGATGGCCTCGGCATCGGTCACCTCGGCGGTGGCGATGATCGCCGGCATGCTGAGGTAGCTTTGGGCCGAGGGCGCCGGGCCGATGCAGACGGCCTCGTCGGCCAGCTTGACGTACTTGGCGTCGCGGTCGGCCTCGGAATAGACCACCACGGACTTCACGCCCAGCTCGCGGCAGGCGCGCTGGATCCGCAGGGCGATCTCGCCGCGGTTCGCGATCAGGATCTTCTTGAACATGGCGAGGCCTTATTCGATGACGAACAGCGCCTGGCCGAACTCGACGGGCTGGCCGTTCTCGACCAGGATCTTGGTGATCGTGCCGGTCTTGTCGGCCTCGATCTCGTTCATGATCTTCATCGCCTCGATGATGCAGATCGCGTCGCCTTCCTTGATCTGCTGGCCCAGCTCGGCGAAGGACTTGGCGTTCGGGCTGGAGGCGCGGTAGAAGGTGCCCACCATCGGCGACTTCACGATATGGCCGGTCTCGGCGGCCGGGGCCGGCGCGGCCACCGGTGCGGCGGCAGCAGCGGCCGGCGCGGCGGCGACGGGTGCGGCGGCGGCCGGTGCCATCACGGGCAGGGCGGCCATCGGCACGGCCACCTGGCCATCCGACTTGACGATGCGCACCTTGCCATCGGCCTCGGTGATTTCAAGTTCAGAGATGTTCGACTCGGACACCAGGTCGATCAGGGTCTTGAGCTTGCGCAGATCC
This genomic stretch from Roseateles sp. DAIF2 harbors:
- the accC gene encoding acetyl-CoA carboxylase biotin carboxylase subunit; translation: MFKKILIANRGEIALRIQRACRELGVKSVVVYSEADRDAKYVKLADEAVCIGPAPSAQSYLSMPAIIATAEVTDAEAIHPGYGFLSENADFAERVERSGFTFIGPTPDNIRMMGDKVSAKQAMIRAGVPCVPGSEGALPDDPKEIVKIARSIGYPVIIKAAGGGGGRGMRVVHTEAALVNAVQTTKAEAGAAFGNPQVYMEKFLENPRHVEIQVLADGHKNAVWLGERDCSMQRRHQKIIEEAPAPGIPRRVIEKIGDRCSAACKKMGYRGAGTFEFLYENGEFYFIEMNTRVQVEHPVTEMVTGIDIVAMQIKIAAGEKLPFTQRQIEMRGHAIECRINAEDPVKFTPSPGRITTWHAPGGPGVRVDSHAYTNYFVPPNYDSMIGKIIVHGDTREQALARMRIALSEMVVEGISTNIPLHRELMADAKFMEGGTSIHYLEGWMRDHKR
- the accB gene encoding acetyl-CoA carboxylase biotin carboxyl carrier protein — encoded protein: MDLRKLKTLIDLVSESNISELEITEADGKVRIVKSDGQVAVPMAALPVMAPAAAAPVAAAPAAAAAAPVAAPAPAAETGHIVKSPMVGTFYRASSPNAKSFAELGQQIKEGDAICIIEAMKIMNEIEADKTGTITKILVENGQPVEFGQALFVIE